The region GGCCAGCGCGGTCACCGTGATGCCGCCGCCGGCCAGGACGCCGATCGCGACGGCGGTCGCCACCAGCGCGCGGCGGGAGCGTAGGGCGGTCGGGAAACGCATGGGAGATCCTCCTGGAGTCGGTGTCGCTGTTCCCATGCGGCTCGACGCGGATCTGTTGCACTTGGCGGGGAATCCGCCGGAATCAGTTCGTCGGGCCGGGTTGCGAAGTCTGCGTGGTCCGGGTGGGGCCTTCAGCGCGGCTGGTGGTGACCGTGCTGCTCGGCGCCTCCGGCTTGGTCGTGACGGATTCCGGCGTCGGGCTCACCGTGCTGGACGTGGTCGTCGTGGGTCCGACGGTCGGCACCTGGCCGGGTTCGGACGCGCCCGGACCGCGCGGGATCAGCAGCAGGCTGACCGCCACGACCGCGAGCACCGCGGCGGCCGAGATCAGCGGGGCGAAGCGGCGCAGCGGGCGGCGGCGGGCCGACGCGCGGGCGCGGATCGCCGGCCCCGACAGCGTCGAGCGGACCCGGCCGGCTTGTCTGCCGAGCATCCGGCGCAGCTCTTCCTCGGTCTCAGTCATGGCCCCTCCACGCGCGTTCCGGCATCCCGATCGCCGACCTCAGCCCGGCCAGGCCGCGACTGACATGGGACCGCACGGTCGCCAACCGGCACCCGAGCACCTGCGAGATCTCCTCGTCGGTCAGGTCCTCGTAGTACCGCAGCACCACCGCCGCCCGCTGCTGCCGGGGAAGCTCCCGCAACAGCCGCCACAACCGCTCGTCCCGCTCCCCCCAGAGCCGGTCGACGTGCTCGCCCTCCGGCAGGTCGTCCCCGGCGGGCCGGATGTGCCGGGTGCTCCACCGCCGTCGCCACGAGAGGTGCTCGTTGGTCACCGCGCGCCGGACGTAGGCGTAGGCGGTGGCCGGGGTCAGGTCGCCCCAGCGCGGGAAGACCCGGACGAGCACCTCCTGCACCATGTCCTCGGCGTCGGCCCGGCTGCCGGACAGCAGCACGGCGTACCGGACCAGTGCCTGCTGGTTGTCGTGGACGAACTGGTCGAACGACGACGCGACGTCCACACCGCTCTCCGTCCTGGTCACGTGGCACACCCGGTGACTAGACGCGGCTCAGTCCCGTTCTGTTGCTCCGGTGACGTGGAACACGGCGTCGTGCTCCTGCTCCTCGAAGTCCCACACGAGCCGCAGCGGCAGCCGGCGGCCCCAACGCCGCAGGGCGGCCTCGGCGGAGCTGTGCTGCGCGACGAGGCTGCGGCCCGTGGCGGGGTCGCGGCGGTAGAGGACCGTGTCGGTGCGGTCGTCGTCCACGATCTCCATCCCCCACGCGTAGACGAGGGACGGATCGGACTCGGACACCAGCGAGAACAGGTTCGCTTCCATGGGAAACACTGTGCTGGCGGGACGAACACTCTTTGGTGTGAACACTTCCGGGAATCCCGAAATCGATCTTTTCGCCGGCATACTCGATGTCGTGAGCACCCAACCCCCGTTCCGTCGACGCCGCCTCGGCAGGAAGCTCGCCCGGATGCGTACTTCCGCCGACATGACGCTCGACGTCGCCGCCCAGTGCCTGTTCAAGACCAGGTCCGCCCTGCACCGGATAGAGAAGGGCGAGACCCTGGTCGACGTCCACCTGGTCAAATCGATGATGGACCTCTACGACGCCTACGACCCCGGCCTGGTCGAGGAAACGGTCCGCGCCCGCGAGCGCGGCTGGTGGCTCTCGCTGGGCGTCGAGAACCAAGGCTACCTCGACGTGGAGACCGAAGCCGGGGAGATCCGCGAGTTCTGCATGGCGGTCGTGCCGGGTCTGCTGCAAACCTCCGAGTACACCCGCGCGGTGTTCCAAGCGCACCCGTTGCAGCGCACCAGGCGCTGGCTGGAGGCCGACCTCAAAGTCCGGCGGATCAGGCAGAAACGGCTGACCGACCCGGAGAACCTGTTGCGGCTGGAGGCGATCATCGACGAGTCCGCGCTGCGCAGACCGGTCGGCGGCGCGGAGACCATGCGCGAGCAGTTGGTGCACGTGGTCCGGATGGCGGACCTCCCCAACGTGACCATCCGTGTCCTGTCCAACGAGCGGGGCGCGCACAGTTCGATGGCAGGGGGCTTCACCGTGCTGAACTTCCCCGACGCCGCCGACCCGTCCGTCCTCTACGTGGAGCACCCGTTCGGTTCACTGCACATGGAGGAGGAAAGGCTGACGGTCGAAGCTAAGGTGGCATTCGGGCACCTGGCGAACCAGGCGTTGAGCCCTGAGGAGTCGGTCGCCCTGTTGGAGCGGATCCTGACCGAGTGAAAGAGGCGATGTCCGTGTCCACTGTGGACTCCACCGGTCTGGTGTGGCGCAAGAGCAGCCGAAGCGGCGGTGGGAGCAACGGCAACTGCGTGGAGGTGGCGTTCGCGGGGGCGGCGGTCGCCGTGCGGGACTCCAAGAACCCGGCCGCCGGCGTGCTCGCGTTCCCCGCTGCGCAGTGGGCGTTCTTCCGACGGGGCCTGGGTTCCTGACCCTCGCGAACCCGCCGTGCCGCGCCAGGTGGCGGCCGGTCTGAGACGGGTTCGTCAGCCCTGTTCACGTTGGACGTGTGGTTGGGGCTGAACCGGTGCGCTTCGGGTCGGCAGACGGCACAATGGGCGGCCCGGTCAGCGTGGCAGGAGGCACCCATCACAGCCCAGGAACTGACCTTGTTGGCGCTGGGAATTCCGTTCGGCGTCGCGGCGAACGCCCTCTACCAGTACCTCCGGGGTGTCATCAGTCGACGGATGGACCCGATCAGCCTGGCGGGTCAGTGGGGCGAGCTGATCAGCGGCATAGACGAGCGCCGGTGCAGCATCGGCGAGATCCGGTACGACCTGCGTCGGAGGATGTGGGTGTTCGACGGGACGAACTAGCACAACGACGGTCGGCCGTTCTGCCGCTGGACGACTGTGGCGAGCTACCTGGACAAGTCGAGAAGAGGTTGGTGCCCGACAACGGCTTCTTCATCTCGGGCCAGGAAGGCGAGTCCTTCAGGTCGTTCAAGCTCATCAGGCTGGAGCGGATTCCGGACGACCTCGACTCGATTCGTGCGGTCCTGGCCGGGCTCGTACGCAAGGAGGGGGTCCGGGGTCGGCCTCCTGTTCCCCGCTGTTCAGTGGGCGTTCTTCCGGCGGGGCTTGGGTTGCTGGCCGGTGGCGTGCCACGGTGGCCCCATGCGGGCACTCGGAGTATCGGTGGCTGTCGTGGTGGTCGGGGCGTTGGTCTCGTCGGGGGTCGCCCAGGCGCACCACCGGAGGGCGTTCGACCTCCAGGCCCACCGGGGTGGGATCGGGTTGACGGTGGAGAGCACGCTCGCCGCGTTCGGCCGGGCGCTCGAAACCGGGGTGACCACGCTCGAACTCGACGTCCAGATCACCAAGGACGGGCGCGAGGTGATCACGCACGACCGCAGGACCAACCCGGCCAAGTGCGCCGACACCACACCCGCCACCCCCGGCGATCCCGCTTTCCCCTACGCCGGCAAGTACGTCAAGGACCTCACCTTCGCCCAGGTCCGCACGCTGGACTGCGGGTCCCGGCCGCACCCGGACTTCCCCGGCCAGGTCGCCTCTCCCGGCGCCAGGATGCCGACCCTCGCCGAACTGTTCGCGCTGGCCCGCGAGTACCGCGCGTGGGACGTGAAGTTCAACATCGAGACCAAGGTCGAGGCCGCCGCCCCGCACGAGACCGCGCCGCGCGAGCAGTTCGTGGAGGTCACCTCGCGCGAGATCCGCCGGTCCGGCTTCTACCGCAACGTCACCGTCCAGTCCTTCGACTGGGGCACCTTGATGCTGTGGCGCGAGAAGGAGCCGCGCCTCCCGCTGGTCGCGCTGACCCAGCCCGAGTTCCTGCGCCCCGGCTCGCCGTGGACCGGCGGGCTCGAACTCGCCGACTTCGGCGGCAGCGTCGTCAAGGCGGTGCGGAGCTTCGGCGCGTCCGCGCTCTCGCCGGTGCACGGCAACCCGCAGAACGGCAAGGTCGGCGACCCGAACTACGTCCCGTTCACCACCAAGGCCCTGGTGGACGAGGCGCACCGGCACCACCTCAAGGTCGTCCCGTGGACCATCGACGACCCCGCGACCATGGACAAGCTGATCGGCGACGGCGTGGACGGCATCATCACCGACTACCCAGACCGGCTCCGCACCGTTCTCAAGGAGCGCGGGTTCAAGCTCGCGCGCACCTACAAGAAGCGTTGACCTGGAGGCCCGGCCGTCAGCTGTCGGCCAGCGGGAGTTCGTGCAGGCCGCGGATGACGAACTCGGCGCGGCGGCGGGGTTCGGCCGCCAAGACCGCGCCGGGCAGCTTGCGGGTCAGCGAGGACAGGGCGGCCTGGACCTCGATCCGGGCCAGCGGCGCGCCCAGGCAGTAGTGGATGCCCATGCCGAAACCCAGGTGGGCGTTGGGCGTGCGGCTCACGTCCAGCTCGTCCGGGCGGTCGAACACCTTCGGGTCGCGGGCCGCCGCGCCCAGCAGCGCGGCGATCTTCTGGCCCTCCTCGACCGCGAACCCGGCGATCTCCACCCGTTCGGTGGCGGTCCGCTCGAAGAGCTGGAGGGGCGAGTCGTAGCGGATCAGTTCCTCGACCGCCGTGGAGAGGAGGGACTGATCCGCTACCACCCTTTCCCACTGGTCGCGGTGGGCCAGGAGGGCGTTCACGCCGTTGCCGATGACGTTGACGGTGGCCTCGTGGCCGGCCATGAGCAGCAGGACAGCCGTGGCGACCAGCTCGTCCTCGGTGAGCTTCGCGCCGTCGGTGTCGGTGACCGCGACGAGGTCGGACACCAGGTCGTCGCCGGGCGTCCTGCGCCGCAGTGCGACCAGTTCGCGCAGGTAGGCCACGAACTCGGTGGCGGCCCGCTCGGCCGCCGCCTTCTTCTCCGGTGCCAGGCCGTACTCGTACATCTTCACGATCGCGTTCGACCACGGCTGGAGCAGCGCGCGGTCGCCCGCGGGCACGCCCAGCAGTTCGGCGATGACCTCGACCGGCAGCGGCGCGGCGACGTGCGAGAGCAGGTCGGCCTGACCCTCGGTGCGGACCTTGGCGACCAGCTCGTCCACCAGGCGGTCGGCCAGGTCGGCGATCCACGGGCGCAGCCGCTCGACGTGCCCGCGGCCGAAGGCGGCGGCGACCAGCCGGCGCAGCCGGGTGTGCGTCGGGGGCTCGTTCTCCAGCAGCGAGTTGCGGTGCAGCAGGTTGAAGCCGGTGAACTCCTCGACGGGCTTCGCGTCGGTCCACAGCCGGCCCAGGCCGCGGTGGCGCAGCACGGCCGACGCGGACGCGTGCGACACCGCGACGGCGACGCCCATCTGCTCGTGCCAGTGCACCTCGGCCCGCGCGCGCAGCGCGGCGAACACCGGGTACGGATCGGCGAGGAAAGCCGGATCGTGCTGGTCGAAGGGTGCCACGGTCACGGACGGTAGGTCTTGAGCGCGGCTCGCGTCCATCCGGGAGTGGTTGTTCCTTCAAATATTCAGCTACCCGTGACCAGAAGTAGTCGGGTTGACCCGTTCGGTGCTCCACCAGGAGCATTCCCGACTGTGCCGCCCGAACTGATCGCCCACCGAGGGGCGTCCGCGCTCCGCCCGGAGCACACCCTGGCCGCGTACGAACTGGCGGTCGCCCAAGGCGCGGACGGCGTCGAGTGCGACGTCCGGCTGACCCGCGACGGGCACCTGGTGTGCGTCCACGACCGCACCGTCGACCGCACCAGCGACGGGCGAGGCGTCGTGAGCGCGATGACGCTCGAAGAGCTGCGCCGGCACGACTACGGCACGGCGCTCGGCGGCGCACCCGCGCCCCTGCTGACCTTCGAGGACCTGCTGGGGCTGGTCGCGGACAGCGGCGTGCGGCTGTTCGTGGAGACCAAGCACCCGGTCCGCCACCGGGGCGCGGTGGAGCGCGCGCTGGTCGAACCGCTCGCCCGGCACCGGGTGGACGCGGTGATGATGTCGTTCTCCGTGGCCGCAGTGCGGCGGTTCAAGGCGCTGGTGCCCGCGACGCCGACCGTGCTGCTGTTCGGGAGGTACTGGCCGCAGCGGCTGCCGGCCTTCGCCGACCTCCCCGGACCGGGCGTCGACCTGCTCAGACGCCACCCGGGCCGGGGTGCGGGCGCGTACTGCTGGACGGTGGACGAGCCCGCCGACATCGCGTTGTGCGTCGAGCGCGGGGTGCGGTACCTGGCGACCAACAACCCGGCGCAGACCCGTGGCGTGCTAGCGGCTAACTTGACGCCCGACCAGCCCTGACGGGCACGACCTGAAGGAGGCGGCGGTGGCGAAGCGGACGGCCGTGAAGAACCAGTCGGCGGACGGCGTCAACCCGCGCCAACCCTGCCCGTGTGGCTCCGGCAAGCGCTACAAGGCCTGCCACGGCGGGGCCGGCGGCGGGGCGGACGTCATCGTGGCCCGGCCGTTCGAGGGGCTCGCGGCGGAGACCGAGCTGATCGCGCTGCGCGAGTTCGTGCCGTCGGCCACGATGAAGCTGCCGCTCAAGGACGCCGGGCGCGAGGTGGTGCTCGCCTCGGTGCTGCCGATGGCCGCCGCCGCGCTGATCCGCGCCGACGGGACGGCGTTCGTCGGCCTCCAGGTCCAGACACGTTCGGGTGATTTGAGCCGGGACCTGGCCCGCGCGGTCCAGTGGGTGCTCACCGCCGAGACCGGTGACGCCCTCCCGGTGGTCGGCCCGGACGACGGCACGAACCCCGGCCGGTTGCAGGACCTGCTCGACGCGGACGCGACCGTCACCCCCGAGTTGCACACCGACTTCGCGTGGTGGATGCCGCCGGACAACGAGCCGGCCGGCGACGTGGCGTTGTCGCTGGAGCGGGCCAACGCGGCGATCCTGCCGACCGAGCGGGTCGACGCGCCGGGCGTGCACGCGGCGTACTGGGTGGACGCGGGCGACAAGGCGCACCTGCGCTGGGTGCGCCCGGAGCCCGAGGAGCGGTTGCTGGCGGCGCTGGCGCGGCTGTCCGTGCGCGGCGAGCTGGACCTGGGCGAGGGCTCCCGGTACGCGGGGTCGTTCCGGGCGCACGGACTGCTGGTGCCGGTGTGGGACCTCGACCGCGAACTGCACTCCAGCGAGTGGGCATCGCCCGCCGAGGGTTTGAGCAAGCGTTTGCGGGATGCGCTGACCAGCCTGGACGACGAGCCGCTGACCGAGGCCGAGCGGCGCGCGCGGGACGGCCTGCGCGGTCGGCAGATCACGCTGAGGTAGTTGTCCACAGAGTTATCCCCAGTTGTCCACAGCGGCCTGTGGATAGGGTTGTGGACAACTTCAGGGGAAGGTGTGGACGGATGCTGCTGCGGATCGCTTCACGGGACGAGTGGGCGCGCGACCGGGAAGCCGGCGCGATCCCGCTCGACCCGGACGGCTTCGTGCACTGCTCGGACCCCGGCACGGTCCACCTGCCGGCCAACCGGGTCTTCCCCGGCCGGCACGACCTGGTGCTGCTGGTGATCGACCCCGAGGGCCTGCCCGTGCTGTGGGAGCCGGGCGACGGCGACGAGACCGGGCCGTGGTTCCCGCACGTCTACGGCCCCGTCCCGGCCGATGCCGTGGTGGCCGTGCAGGAGTTCACGCCCGACACCGACGGCGTGTTCCGCCCGCCGCCCGTCCTGTGACCTGATCCGGGGCAACCCAGATCCGGGGCAACCCAGATCCGGGGCAACCCAGATCCGGGGCAACCCAGAGTGGGGTTCGCGCGTGAACCCACCGACGACGGGAGGTCGTCGGGAAGGGGAGCGAGGTGACCGCGGTCCTGTCCGCCGACCGGTCCCAGGTCCAGGCCGACTTCGGGGAGTTCGTCCGGGTGAACCTGCCCGGTCTGCTCCGGTACGCGCACGCGCTGACCGGCAACCCGCACGACGCCGCCGACCTGGTGCAGACCGTGCTGGAGAAAGTCGGCTCGCGCTGGGGCGCGGTGCTGCGCAAGGACGTCGAACCGATCGCGTACGCGCGGCGGGCGCTGGCCAACGCGCACATCAGCCGCTGGCGGCGGCACCGCCGCGAGCACCTGGTGGCCGACCTCCCCGAGGTCGTCGCCGCGGCCGGCGTCGACCGGCTGGAGCACGAACCGCTGTGGCAGGCGTTGCGCGCGCTGCCGCCGCGCCAGCGGGCCGTGGTGGTGCTGCGCTTCTACGAGGGCCTGTCCGAACAGGAGATCGCCGCGACGCTGGGCATCTCGCCGGGCACGGTCAAGAGCCAGAACAGCAAGGCGATGGCCACGCTGCGGCGTCGGCTGGAGCCGGAGGGGTGACCCGGGTGGAGCTGGACGAGCGGTTGCGCGAGCTGTTCGAGGACCAGCGGCTCGACCTCCCGGCGCGGCCGGGGGCGTCGGACGGGATCGTGGCGGGCGCGCGCCGCCGGCGGCGCAACCGGGTCGCCGGCGCGGGCGCGCTCGCGGTGGTCGTGGTCGGCTTGGGCGCGTTCGGCGCGGCCGGGTTGCGCGGTGCCGTCGAGTCGGACGTGGGCACGCCGCGGCAGGAGGTGGTCAGCGTGTCGCCGCAGTCGTTGGAACGGCCCGCCTTCGGCCACTTCCGGCTGGGGATGACCGACGCCGAGGCGCGCGCCACGGGCGTGCTGCGGCTGCCCGGCCAGGGCACCGGGTGCGTGGCCTACGCGGTCAACGGGCAGCCTGGCGACGGTGTGCTGGTGTCGCCGACCGAGGGCGTCGTGGGGATCACGCTCCCGCAGGCGGGCGCCACCCCGTCCGGGGTCGGCGAGGGTACGACGGTGGACGCCGCGCGGGCCGCGTACCCGTCCCTGGTGGTCGACGGGGGCAAGGCGGTCGTGCCGATGGGTGGCTGGCGCTACACGTTCCTGCTCGACGGCCAGGCCGTGGCCGCCGTGCGGATCGAGAAGGAGGGCACCGCGTGCGCCGGGTCCTGATCGTGCTGACCGCCCTGCTCGCCGCGGGTTGCTCCCCGCCGACCGGGCGCGAGCCGTCGATCGGGCGCGAGCCGTCGATCGGCTCGATCGCGCCGACCCGGACGGTGGTGGTGGACGACGTGCCGGTGCTGCTGCCCGAGGGGCTGGGCGAGGTCCGGCTGGGGGCCCGGCTGGCCGACCTGCGGGCGGCCGGCGAGATCGGGGAGGCCGTCGAGGACGTGACCGCGAACTGCCCGGTGCACGCGCTGGCGAAAACCCGGGGCCGGGTCGCGGTGGCCGACGGGGAGGTGGCGCGGATCCGGGTGGAGGCCCGCGTGCGGACCCCGGAAGGGCTGCGCCTGGGTGATTCCCGGGCACGGCTGCGGGAGCTTTACCCG is a window of Saccharothrix espanaensis DSM 44229 DNA encoding:
- a CDS encoding helix-turn-helix domain-containing protein — encoded protein: MGNTVLAGRTLFGVNTSGNPEIDLFAGILDVVSTQPPFRRRRLGRKLARMRTSADMTLDVAAQCLFKTRSALHRIEKGETLVDVHLVKSMMDLYDAYDPGLVEETVRARERGWWLSLGVENQGYLDVETEAGEIREFCMAVVPGLLQTSEYTRAVFQAHPLQRTRRWLEADLKVRRIRQKRLTDPENLLRLEAIIDESALRRPVGGAETMREQLVHVVRMADLPNVTIRVLSNERGAHSSMAGGFTVLNFPDAADPSVLYVEHPFGSLHMEEERLTVEAKVAFGHLANQALSPEESVALLERILTE
- a CDS encoding DUF397 domain-containing protein; protein product: MSVSTVDSTGLVWRKSSRSGGGSNGNCVEVAFAGAAVAVRDSKNPAAGVLAFPAAQWAFFRRGLGS
- a CDS encoding SigE family RNA polymerase sigma factor codes for the protein MTAVLSADRSQVQADFGEFVRVNLPGLLRYAHALTGNPHDAADLVQTVLEKVGSRWGAVLRKDVEPIAYARRALANAHISRWRRHRREHLVADLPEVVAAAGVDRLEHEPLWQALRALPPRQRAVVVLRFYEGLSEQEIAATLGISPGTVKSQNSKAMATLRRRLEPEG
- a CDS encoding DUF5926 family protein, with the translated sequence MAKRTAVKNQSADGVNPRQPCPCGSGKRYKACHGGAGGGADVIVARPFEGLAAETELIALREFVPSATMKLPLKDAGREVVLASVLPMAAAALIRADGTAFVGLQVQTRSGDLSRDLARAVQWVLTAETGDALPVVGPDDGTNPGRLQDLLDADATVTPELHTDFAWWMPPDNEPAGDVALSLERANAAILPTERVDAPGVHAAYWVDAGDKAHLRWVRPEPEERLLAALARLSVRGELDLGEGSRYAGSFRAHGLLVPVWDLDRELHSSEWASPAEGLSKRLRDALTSLDDEPLTEAERRARDGLRGRQITLR
- a CDS encoding cytochrome P450, producing the protein MDASRAQDLPSVTVAPFDQHDPAFLADPYPVFAALRARAEVHWHEQMGVAVAVSHASASAVLRHRGLGRLWTDAKPVEEFTGFNLLHRNSLLENEPPTHTRLRRLVAAAFGRGHVERLRPWIADLADRLVDELVAKVRTEGQADLLSHVAAPLPVEVIAELLGVPAGDRALLQPWSNAIVKMYEYGLAPEKKAAAERAATEFVAYLRELVALRRRTPGDDLVSDLVAVTDTDGAKLTEDELVATAVLLLMAGHEATVNVIGNGVNALLAHRDQWERVVADQSLLSTAVEELIRYDSPLQLFERTATERVEIAGFAVEEGQKIAALLGAAARDPKVFDRPDELDVSRTPNAHLGFGMGIHYCLGAPLARIEVQAALSSLTRKLPGAVLAAEPRRRAEFVIRGLHELPLADS
- a CDS encoding glycerophosphodiester phosphodiesterase; this encodes MPPELIAHRGASALRPEHTLAAYELAVAQGADGVECDVRLTRDGHLVCVHDRTVDRTSDGRGVVSAMTLEELRRHDYGTALGGAPAPLLTFEDLLGLVADSGVRLFVETKHPVRHRGAVERALVEPLARHRVDAVMMSFSVAAVRRFKALVPATPTVLLFGRYWPQRLPAFADLPGPGVDLLRRHPGRGAGAYCWTVDEPADIALCVERGVRYLATNNPAQTRGVLAANLTPDQP
- a CDS encoding glycerophosphodiester phosphodiesterase family protein — its product is MRALGVSVAVVVVGALVSSGVAQAHHRRAFDLQAHRGGIGLTVESTLAAFGRALETGVTTLELDVQITKDGREVITHDRRTNPAKCADTTPATPGDPAFPYAGKYVKDLTFAQVRTLDCGSRPHPDFPGQVASPGARMPTLAELFALAREYRAWDVKFNIETKVEAAAPHETAPREQFVEVTSREIRRSGFYRNVTVQSFDWGTLMLWREKEPRLPLVALTQPEFLRPGSPWTGGLELADFGGSVVKAVRSFGASALSPVHGNPQNGKVGDPNYVPFTTKALVDEAHRHHLKVVPWTIDDPATMDKLIGDGVDGIITDYPDRLRTVLKERGFKLARTYKKR
- a CDS encoding DUF952 domain-containing protein, whose amino-acid sequence is MLLRIASRDEWARDREAGAIPLDPDGFVHCSDPGTVHLPANRVFPGRHDLVLLVIDPEGLPVLWEPGDGDETGPWFPHVYGPVPADAVVAVQEFTPDTDGVFRPPPVL
- a CDS encoding SigE family RNA polymerase sigma factor is translated as MTRTESGVDVASSFDQFVHDNQQALVRYAVLLSGSRADAEDMVQEVLVRVFPRWGDLTPATAYAYVRRAVTNEHLSWRRRWSTRHIRPAGDDLPEGEHVDRLWGERDERLWRLLRELPRQQRAAVVLRYYEDLTDEEISQVLGCRLATVRSHVSRGLAGLRSAIGMPERAWRGHD